From Toxorhynchites rutilus septentrionalis strain SRP chromosome 2, ASM2978413v1, whole genome shotgun sequence, a single genomic window includes:
- the LOC129764439 gene encoding ankyrin-3 isoform X2: MGGSVSQVFRSGSALLSNRDGHKVSETTVDKVNTIFDALRANPKISIQRLEPLLLQIPKYENILAIHDETGYNLLQKSVGLNHIELARWLLQRHRPDVNRSSCSLPLHIACLKGYEECVELLLKHGARIDTEARMCFPGVHSHNCEESGKYKNQGDDVGVCERPNTKLQNAVCYAIDGDQINVLNILAQKMEEPWMPFRVRKPLLHIACERGAWKCVQHLVQTRSDEINLIKDEYYPIHQAVLHDGRFLELLIQHGAITTVRTCTQQMTLLHVVILAARKSAEDTLNTIRILLERGCKELINSPDSLGNTPLHAIIVRYALEEARYGYDKWNKWDVLHLVRFLLQNGAKSSINQAGNSALACVFRHIRDWEVCYELLNMLIKEGGDPNIVGRDGSVPIMVCLVPLINKDPLHHFTHSMKVCYLNCIRILLQNGANPNCSYRSNLTPLHVLIFTVSENFTLNCDTQKRANFDFIKNILILLLQYGLDCNITSQHILQSVIDMIVNVRACPDILCVYELLLVLIQYGTDPNITLSNKLIMSGSSSSSINYVNDFINFGGIRAAGGGEVAGPSGSGNAVSSTSNGAGASSSGNGSDNLRSSFRNNARNYLLFYYIMLITRKEFILLDREQTYQRIIHLFYYSMKHDTLFNCLKSLHNLFIAQVPNKSIDNLRHLIITLYKKPRSLKQLSRVCIYNNLNKKLAPSINRLNLPLPLKEYVLNFEG; this comes from the exons TATGAAAACATACTGGCCATACACGACGAAACAGGATACAATCTTCTGCAGAAAAGCGTCGGACTGAACCACATAGAGCTAGCCAGATGGCTACTGCAACGGCACCGTCCAGATGTAAATAGGAGCTCATGCTCTTTGCCGCTACATATTGCCTGCTTGAAAGG ATATGAAGAATGTGTCGAGCTGCTTCTCAAACATGGAGCGAGAATTGATACCGAGGCGAGAATGTGTTTCCCAGGTGTTCACTCTCACAATTGCGAGGAAAGCGGGAAATATAAAA ACCAAGGAGATGATGTCGGCGTCTGCGAGAGACCCAACACAAAGCTGCAAAACGCTGTCTGTTACGCAATCGACGGCGATCAGATCAACGTACTTAACATTCTCGCCCAGAAGATGGAGGAACCATGGATGCCATTTCGCGTGCGAAAACCGCTGCTGCATATCGCCTGCGAAAGGGGTGCATGGAAGTGCGTCCAACATCTCGTCCAGACCCGATCGGACGAAATTAATCTCATCAAAGATGAATACTATCCGATTCATCAGGCTGTGCTACACGACGGGCGCTTCTTGGAGCTTTTGATCCAACATGGCGCGATAACGACGGTGCGCACGTGTACCCAACAGATGACTCTGCTACACGTTG TTATCCTGGCGGCGAGGAAATCAGCTGAAGATACCCTCAACACTATACGAATATTGTTGGAACGTGGTTGTAAGGAGCTTATCAACAGTCCGGATTCGTTGGGCAATACGCCGCTACATGCAATCATAGTACGATATGCGCTTGAGGAGGCTAG GTACGGTTACGATAAGTGGAACAAGTGGGATGTGTTGCATTTAGTGCGCTTCCTGCTGCAGAACGGTGCTAAAAGCTCAATCAATCAGGCTGGTAATAGTGCGCTGGCCTGTGTCTTTCGCCATATACGAGACTGGGAGGTATGCTACGAGCTGCTGAACATGCTGATAAAGGAAGGGG GTGATCCAAACATAGTGGGACGAGATGGATCGGTACCCATAATGGTTTGCCTGGTGCCACTCATCAACAAGGATCCGTTGCATCATTTTACACATTCGATGAAG GTATGCTATCTGAATTGCATCCGAATACTGCTGCAGAATGGTGCCAACCCGAACTGTTCGTATCGTTCGAACCTCACGCCACTGCACGTGCTCATTTTCACCGTGTCAGAAAACTTCACCCTGAACTGTGATACCCAAAAGCGTGCCAATTTCGACTTTATCAAGAACATCTTGATACTCCTGCTGCAGTATGGGCTGGACTGCAACATCACGTCTCAACACATCCTGCAATCGGTAATCGACATGATCGTAAACGTGCGTGCCTGTCCGGACATCCTATGTGTGTATGAACTGTTGTTGGTACTGATACAATACGGAACGGATCCGAACATAACGCTCAGTAACAAGCTGATAATGAGTGGCAGCAGCAGTTCTTCGATAAACTATGTGAATGATTTCATCAATTTTGGTGGCATTAGAGCAGCCGGAGGCGGAGAGGTGGCAGGTCCCAGTGGAAGCGGCAACGCTGTTTCCTCAACAAGTAACGGAGCGGGAGCTTCAAGTAGTGGCAATGGCAGTGACAATCTGCGAAGTTCATTCCGGAATAACGCACGTAACTATTTGCTGTTTTATTATATTATGTTAATTACGCGAAAAGAGTTCATTTTGCTCGACCGCGAACAGACTTATCAACGTATTATACATCTGTTTTATTACTCTATGAAGCACGATACGCTATTTAACTGCCTCAAATCTCTGCACAACCTGTTTATAGCACAGGTGCCGAACAAATCTATTGATAACCTGAGGCATCTGATAATCACACTTTACAAAAAGCCTCGCAGTTTAAAGCAACTAAGTCGGGTATGTATATACAATAACCTGAACAAGAAGTTGGCACCGAGTATAAATCGGCTCAACTTGCCACTTCCTTTGAAAGAGTACGTACTGAACTTCGAGGGATGA
- the LOC129764439 gene encoding serine/threonine-protein phosphatase 6 regulatory ankyrin repeat subunit C isoform X1: MGGSVSQVFRSGSALLSNRDGHKVSETTVDKVNTIFDALRANPKISIQRLEPLLLQIPKYENILAIHDETGYNLLQKSVGLNHIELARWLLQRHRPDVNRSSCSLPLHIACLKGYEECVELLLKHGARIDTEARMCFPGVHSHNCEESGKYKSMSPQLMLDSVDFLICPPYVLSDQGDDVGVCERPNTKLQNAVCYAIDGDQINVLNILAQKMEEPWMPFRVRKPLLHIACERGAWKCVQHLVQTRSDEINLIKDEYYPIHQAVLHDGRFLELLIQHGAITTVRTCTQQMTLLHVVILAARKSAEDTLNTIRILLERGCKELINSPDSLGNTPLHAIIVRYALEEARYGYDKWNKWDVLHLVRFLLQNGAKSSINQAGNSALACVFRHIRDWEVCYELLNMLIKEGGDPNIVGRDGSVPIMVCLVPLINKDPLHHFTHSMKVCYLNCIRILLQNGANPNCSYRSNLTPLHVLIFTVSENFTLNCDTQKRANFDFIKNILILLLQYGLDCNITSQHILQSVIDMIVNVRACPDILCVYELLLVLIQYGTDPNITLSNKLIMSGSSSSSINYVNDFINFGGIRAAGGGEVAGPSGSGNAVSSTSNGAGASSSGNGSDNLRSSFRNNARNYLLFYYIMLITRKEFILLDREQTYQRIIHLFYYSMKHDTLFNCLKSLHNLFIAQVPNKSIDNLRHLIITLYKKPRSLKQLSRVCIYNNLNKKLAPSINRLNLPLPLKEYVLNFEG, translated from the exons TATGAAAACATACTGGCCATACACGACGAAACAGGATACAATCTTCTGCAGAAAAGCGTCGGACTGAACCACATAGAGCTAGCCAGATGGCTACTGCAACGGCACCGTCCAGATGTAAATAGGAGCTCATGCTCTTTGCCGCTACATATTGCCTGCTTGAAAGG ATATGAAGAATGTGTCGAGCTGCTTCTCAAACATGGAGCGAGAATTGATACCGAGGCGAGAATGTGTTTCCCAGGTGTTCACTCTCACAATTGCGAGGAAAGCGGGAAATATAAAAGTATGTCACCTCAATTAATGCTTGATTCGGTAGATTTTCTCATTTGTCCCCCGTATGTATTATCAGACCAAGGAGATGATGTCGGCGTCTGCGAGAGACCCAACACAAAGCTGCAAAACGCTGTCTGTTACGCAATCGACGGCGATCAGATCAACGTACTTAACATTCTCGCCCAGAAGATGGAGGAACCATGGATGCCATTTCGCGTGCGAAAACCGCTGCTGCATATCGCCTGCGAAAGGGGTGCATGGAAGTGCGTCCAACATCTCGTCCAGACCCGATCGGACGAAATTAATCTCATCAAAGATGAATACTATCCGATTCATCAGGCTGTGCTACACGACGGGCGCTTCTTGGAGCTTTTGATCCAACATGGCGCGATAACGACGGTGCGCACGTGTACCCAACAGATGACTCTGCTACACGTTG TTATCCTGGCGGCGAGGAAATCAGCTGAAGATACCCTCAACACTATACGAATATTGTTGGAACGTGGTTGTAAGGAGCTTATCAACAGTCCGGATTCGTTGGGCAATACGCCGCTACATGCAATCATAGTACGATATGCGCTTGAGGAGGCTAG GTACGGTTACGATAAGTGGAACAAGTGGGATGTGTTGCATTTAGTGCGCTTCCTGCTGCAGAACGGTGCTAAAAGCTCAATCAATCAGGCTGGTAATAGTGCGCTGGCCTGTGTCTTTCGCCATATACGAGACTGGGAGGTATGCTACGAGCTGCTGAACATGCTGATAAAGGAAGGGG GTGATCCAAACATAGTGGGACGAGATGGATCGGTACCCATAATGGTTTGCCTGGTGCCACTCATCAACAAGGATCCGTTGCATCATTTTACACATTCGATGAAG GTATGCTATCTGAATTGCATCCGAATACTGCTGCAGAATGGTGCCAACCCGAACTGTTCGTATCGTTCGAACCTCACGCCACTGCACGTGCTCATTTTCACCGTGTCAGAAAACTTCACCCTGAACTGTGATACCCAAAAGCGTGCCAATTTCGACTTTATCAAGAACATCTTGATACTCCTGCTGCAGTATGGGCTGGACTGCAACATCACGTCTCAACACATCCTGCAATCGGTAATCGACATGATCGTAAACGTGCGTGCCTGTCCGGACATCCTATGTGTGTATGAACTGTTGTTGGTACTGATACAATACGGAACGGATCCGAACATAACGCTCAGTAACAAGCTGATAATGAGTGGCAGCAGCAGTTCTTCGATAAACTATGTGAATGATTTCATCAATTTTGGTGGCATTAGAGCAGCCGGAGGCGGAGAGGTGGCAGGTCCCAGTGGAAGCGGCAACGCTGTTTCCTCAACAAGTAACGGAGCGGGAGCTTCAAGTAGTGGCAATGGCAGTGACAATCTGCGAAGTTCATTCCGGAATAACGCACGTAACTATTTGCTGTTTTATTATATTATGTTAATTACGCGAAAAGAGTTCATTTTGCTCGACCGCGAACAGACTTATCAACGTATTATACATCTGTTTTATTACTCTATGAAGCACGATACGCTATTTAACTGCCTCAAATCTCTGCACAACCTGTTTATAGCACAGGTGCCGAACAAATCTATTGATAACCTGAGGCATCTGATAATCACACTTTACAAAAAGCCTCGCAGTTTAAAGCAACTAAGTCGGGTATGTATATACAATAACCTGAACAAGAAGTTGGCACCGAGTATAAATCGGCTCAACTTGCCACTTCCTTTGAAAGAGTACGTACTGAACTTCGAGGGATGA